The DNA sequence GAGATTGATACAATTTATAAAAATTTTATAGATATTCAAGATAATGTGGATAACAATTTTTCAAGACATGAAAAAGTAGATCTTACTCTTGCCAAGCATTTTAAAGAAATTGGCGAGTTTAAAGAAAGGTATTTGTCTCATGATACTAAGATCAGAGATGCTAAGAATATGTATAAAGAAATATTTAATAACCATTTTTTTGTTAGCGGAAAGTTTAACAACTTTAGTCAGGATTTAAAAGAACTTAAGGTTTCTAAGATGAATTTAGATGCAGTAAGTTCTCTTCAAGAATATTCATCTTTGATTAAATCTTCTAAAGGCAAAATATTAAAGACAAAGGAATTGATTCAAAAGATTAATAATGAGATTAAAGATATTCTTTTTTAGTTTTTATGATTTTTAAACCCTATGTAGAGAACTTCTTCTTCTAGTAAAAGTCCAGTTTTTGAGTAGACTTCAGTTTTTACTTTTTCAATTAGATTTTTTACATCATTAGAAGTGGCATTGTTAACGTTTATAAGAAAATTTCCATGGTATTTAGACACCGTGGCGCCTCCAATGCTGAGTCCTTTAAGTTTGCACTCTTCAATTATTTGTCCGCTAGGCTTGAGAAATGCTTTATTGTTTTTGAAAGTACTTCCACTGCTTGGGAATAAATAGTGTCCTTTTTTTATTCTTGCTTGTTTATTTTTATTCATTTTTTCTTCAATAATTTTTTTATTTTCTTTTTTTAAATTCAATTCAATTTTTAATATGAGAAAGTTTTTATTTTGAAAAGGCGAGATTTTATACTTAAAATCTTCTTTTTTAAATTCTTGGCAAATAGTTTTTCCTTTGTCATTTATAAATGTAATTTTTTTTAGTATTTCAGAGATTTCATTTCCAAAACATCTGGCATTCATCCATACAGCGCCTCCGAGTGTTCCGGGCAACCCATAAATAAATTCTAGACCACTTAAGCTGTTCTCAAGTGCAGTTCTGCATAAGTTTTCGAAATTTGCACCACATTCGGCGGTGATTTGATTGTCTTGAATTTCTATTTTGTTTAAATGTCCGGTGTATATTATTGGGAAATCAAGTTCTTTCTCGTCATTGACTAAAATATTGGATCCTCCTCCTAGAATAAATAATTTAATTTTTTCTTCTATTGCAGCTTTAAAAATAGTTTGGGCTTCTTGAATATTTTTAGGAATGAGGAATAATTTCGAAATACTTCCAATTTTATATGTTGTATAGTCTGTTAGGCTTTTTGTTTGAGGCTTAATATTGATTTTTTTCAAAAAATTATTTAGGCTTTTAAGCATACTTGCTTAATGATAAATTAGATTTTTTATTTTTTCAATTTTTGGAAAATATATGATTTTAAAGCTATATAATACTAGAACAAAGGGTTTTTCAGAGTTAACAAATTTTGATGGCCTTAAAGTGTATGCTTGTGGGCCTACTGTTTATAATTATGCTCACATTGGAAATTTTAGAACCTATATTTTTGGAGATTTGTTAATTAAAACTTTAAAGTTTTTAGGATATAAGATTGATTATGCGATGAATATTACAGATATTGGGCATTTAACGGGCGATTTTGATGAGGGAGAAGATAAAGTTGTTAAAGCTGCAAGAGAAAAAGGTCTTACAGTTTATGAGATTAGTGAATTTTTTACGGAGGCTTTTTTTAACGATTGTAGAAAATTAAACATTGCACATCCCGATAAAGTTCTTATTGCAAGCAAACATATTCCCACCATGATAGAGGTTGTTAAAATTCTTGAAGAAAAAAAAATTACTTATTTTTCTAATGGTAATGTGTATTTTGATACTTCTTGCTTTAAAAGTTATGGAGAGATGGCTGGCATTAATTTGGTTGATAAAGATATGGCTTTTTCCAGGGTTGATATTGATGAGTTTAAGAGGAATAAAACCGATTTTGTTTTATGGTTTACTAATTCTAAATTTAAAGATCAGGAAATGAAGTGGGATTCTCCTTGGGGATTTGGTTATCCAAGTTGGCATTTGGAGTGTGCTGCTATGAATTTGGAGTATTTTAAAGATACGCTTGATATTCATTTAGGGGGAGTTGATCATATTGGAGTTCATCATATTAATGAAATAGCAATAGTAGAGTGTTTTTTGGATAAGAAGTGGTGTGATATCTTTGTTCATGGAGAATTTTTGATTATGGATTATAATAAAATGTCAAAATCGAGTGGGAATTTTATTACAGTTAAAGACTTGCAAGAGCAAAATTTTTCTCCTCTAGATTTTAGATACT is a window from the Borreliella chilensis genome containing:
- a CDS encoding UDP-N-acetylenolpyruvoylglucosamine reductase (catalyzes the reduction of UDP-N-acetylglucosamine enolpyruvate to form UDP-N-acetylmuramate in peptidoglycan biosynthesis); the encoded protein is MLKSLNNFLKKINIKPQTKSLTDYTTYKIGSISKLFLIPKNIQEAQTIFKAAIEEKIKLFILGGGSNILVNDEKELDFPIIYTGHLNKIEIQDNQITAECGANFENLCRTALENSLSGLEFIYGLPGTLGGAVWMNARCFGNEISEILKKITFINDKGKTICQEFKKEDFKYKISPFQNKNFLILKIELNLKKENKKIIEEKMNKNKQARIKKGHYLFPSSGSTFKNNKAFLKPSGQIIEECKLKGLSIGGATVSKYHGNFLINVNNATSNDVKNLIEKVKTEVYSKTGLLLEEEVLYIGFKNHKN
- the cysS gene encoding cysteine--tRNA ligase (catalyzes a two-step reaction; charges a cysteine by linking its carboxyl group to the alpha-phosphate of ATP then transfers the aminoacyl-adenylate to its tRNA), translating into MILKLYNTRTKGFSELTNFDGLKVYACGPTVYNYAHIGNFRTYIFGDLLIKTLKFLGYKIDYAMNITDIGHLTGDFDEGEDKVVKAAREKGLTVYEISEFFTEAFFNDCRKLNIAHPDKVLIASKHIPTMIEVVKILEEKKITYFSNGNVYFDTSCFKSYGEMAGINLVDKDMAFSRVDIDEFKRNKTDFVLWFTNSKFKDQEMKWDSPWGFGYPSWHLECAAMNLEYFKDTLDIHLGGVDHIGVHHINEIAIVECFLDKKWCDIFVHGEFLIMDYNKMSKSSGNFITVKDLQEQNFSPLDFRYLCLTSHYRNQLKFSLNNLQASKIARENMINRLSSFYASLDSVDLNMLHKDLKSFSSSTEEEYYDFFVEKVSFDLNVSQGLALLWEIIKSEDLGFVSKLKLAFIFDEIMSLNLREEILKNLENNNAVIDENMKTLIEERKIAKCEKNFKRADEIRDFFAKKGFVLIDTKEGTKVKRG